The following are from one region of the Myxocyprinus asiaticus isolate MX2 ecotype Aquarium Trade chromosome 2, UBuf_Myxa_2, whole genome shotgun sequence genome:
- the sod3a gene encoding extracellular superoxide dismutase, which translates to MEKITLKFSLMLLALQIQSGELMFSDNPFASIVEAPMPEVMEFNSTIYATCKVTPIPSLPTGQPEIFGQVLFKQVFPNGTLQVIINLHGLPADDHQIRAIHIHQYGDLSQGCVSAGPHYNPQGMEHPGHPGDLGNFVSKEGIIRRFLKLPDAKLFGSQSILGRAVVVHEKEDDLGMGSDEESKRSGNAGKRIAGCVIGISAPSLWQTAVEISWEVVEEGTESQR; encoded by the coding sequence ATGgagaaaatcacattaaaattcTCTTTGATGTTACTGGCACTGCAAATACAAAGTGGAGAGTTGATGTTCTCTGATAATCCTTTTGCTTCAATTGTCGAAGCTCCAATGCCAGAAGTCATGGAGTTCAACAGCACAATCTATGCAACTTGTAAGGTGACCCCCATCCCCAGTTTACCAACTGGCCAGCCAGAGATCTTCGGGCAGGTTCTCTTCAAGCAGGTCTTCCCCAATGGTACTTTACAAGTGATTATCAACCTCCATGGTTTACCTGCCGATGATCATCAAATCCGTGCAATCCACATCCATCAATATGGAGACCTTAGTCAAGGTTGCGTCAGTGCTGGTCCTCATTACAATCCACAGGGGATGGAACATCCTGGCCATCCCGGAGACTTGGGCAACTTTGTTTCCAAGGAAGGAATTATACGGCGATTTCTAAAGCTCCCAGACGCCAAGCTGTTTGGGAGTCAATCCATTCTGGGACGTGCTGTGGTGGTTCATGAGAAGGAGGATGATCTGGGAATGGGGTCAGACGAGGAGAGTAAACGCAGTGGGAATGCTGGGAAGAGAATCGCTGGGTGTGTCATTGGCATTAGCGCTCCAAGTTTGTGGCAGACGGCTGTGGAAATCTCCTGGGAAGTGGTGGAGGAGGGTACCGAGAGTCAAAGATGA